A window of Rhododendron vialii isolate Sample 1 chromosome 11a, ASM3025357v1 contains these coding sequences:
- the LOC131307184 gene encoding uncharacterized protein LOC131307184 encodes MGAGQNQLARDIVAALAAANLLQPPPRDIANSRAIVAMREFSRRNPPQFDGESSDPLVADHWLSQIRKIFNALKITEDDLRVSIVACQLTGEANEWWESVLGVRRDARRAAGVANQEIEPVEESLTWAEFETLFENQYFPESYREQLRNQFERLDQGDMTVSEYATRFQTLSRFAPELVATDGRKCRRFEKGLCLSIKKFVVGQRIERFSDIIECARSIDYTEEIPEEAKVQESRKQTISKNISIETSGSQGRKRQRDQFWSTSSQHSSEPPNLSRTSGVPSGSTIVCYRCRQ; translated from the coding sequence ATGGGGGCAGGACAGAATCAGCTTGCTAGGGATATTGTAGCGGCACTTGCGGCAGCTAATCTTTTGCAACCACCTCCTAGGGATATCGCGAACAGTCGGGCCATAGTAGCTATGAGAGAGTTTAGCCGTAGAAATCCACCTCAGTTTGATGGGGAGAGTAGCGACCCCcttgtggccgaccattggcttTCACAAATTCGTAAGATCTTTAATGCCCTTAAGATTACGGAGGACGACCTACGGGTGAGTATAGTAGCTTGTCAACTTACCGGTGAGGCGAACGAGTGGTGGGAATCTGTTTTAGGAGTAAGGAGAGACGCTAGGAGGGCGGCTGGAGTTGCAAATCAGGAAATTGAGCCGGTTGAGGAAAGTTTGACTTGGGCTGAATTTGAGACACTTTTTGAAAACCAATATTTTCCAGAGTCGTATCGCGAACAGCTTAGAAACCAATTCGAGAGGTTAGATCAAGGTGACATGACCGTTTCAGAATATGCCACTAGGTTCCAAACCTTGTCCCGTTTTGCGCCAGAGTTAGTTGCAACCGATGGTAGGAAATGTAGGCGTTTTGAGAAAGGGTTATGTCTATCTATCAAGAAGTTTGTGGTAGGTCAACGAATTGAAAGGTTTTCTGACATTATTGAGTGTGCTAGAAGTATTGATTATACGGAGGAAATACCAGAGGAGGCGAAAGTGCAGGAGTCGAGGAAACAAACCATTAGCAAGAACATATCTATAGAAACATCTGGGAGCCAAGGCAGGAAGAGACAAAGAGATCAATTTTGGTCCACCTCGAGCCAACATAGTTCAGAACCACCTAATCTTTCTAGAACGTCAGGAGTTCCGTCGGGATCAACAATTGTGTGTTATCGGTGCCGCCAGTAG
- the LOC131307992 gene encoding uncharacterized protein LOC131307992, which translates to MARLSPPSSHPLLHHFLRPPPPSSLSPLLPPPFLFKSISPRPLRTPQFHPTSSSFISLSSRPLLFPPIHSLSTLRLTTQPNCDDEELELESEGLGLEKEETFFTTQLNSDDEELEIGNEDLGLEKEEDFSLVEERDLDSWPPPRAKELLGVKLPVLSVKEKKDLSSYAHSLGRKLKSQQVGKSGVTESVATALIETLEKNELLKLKIHNNCPGELDDVVKHLEKATGSLVVGQIGRTVILYRPSLTKLKAEERMEQARKVFRRKQLARKLPFEDKVQRPKLTARGRRGSSRFSSSPS; encoded by the exons ATGGCAAGACTCTCGCCACCGTCCTCTCACCCCCTTCTCCACCACTTCCTCCGCCCTCCGCcgccctcttctctctctcctcttctccctcctcccTTCCTCTTCAAATCCATCTCCCCCCGTCCCCTCCGCACGCCACAGTTTCaccccacctcctcctccttcatttctctctcttcccgccCCCTTCTCTTCCCCCCTatccactctctctctaccctcagACTCACAACCCAACCCAATTGCGATGATGAGGAGCTTGAATTAGAAAGtgagggtttgggtttggaaaaagaagagacCTTTTTCACAACCCAACTCAATTCCGATGACGAGGAGCTTGAAATTGGGAATGAGGATCTGGgtttggaaaaagaagaggacTTTAGCCTCGTGGAAGAGAGGGATTTGGATTCTTGGCCTCCTCCTAGGGCTAAGGAGTTACTGGGTGTAAAGTTGCCGGTTCTTTctgtgaaggaaaagaaagacttgTCTTCTTATGCTCACAGTCTGGGGAGAAAGCTCAAGTCTCAACAGGTGGGCAAGTCCGGCGTGACTGAGTCTGTTGCCACGGCcttgattgaaaccctagagaAAAATGAGCTTCTCAAG CTTAAAATACATAACAACTGTCCCGGGGAATTAGATGATGTGGTGAAGCACTTAGAGAAGGCAACTGGGTCTTTGGTAGTAGGTCAGATTGGTCGAACTGTGATTCTCTACAGGCCCAGCCTAACCAAGTTGAAGGCAGAGGAGAGGATGGAACAGGCACGAAAGGTTTTCAGGAGGAAACAACTAGCGCGTAAACTCCCATTTGAG GATAAAGTGCAACGACCAAAACTAACTGCGCGTGGTCGCCGAGGAAGTAGCAGATTTTCGAGCTCTCCTTCATAA
- the LOC131307991 gene encoding protein DETOXIFICATION 46, chloroplastic-like — MGLKTLNHLSHAPIGNANFNHFSSHSTPFIRFHPKPRIARSILRICLPPVINRSNRLVAGCISPSQELVGGESEIASGNGHSIASVLSTGEEEEEVEGETGVVEMKREEPEGKESLWNQIVEIMKFSGPATGLWICGPLMSLIDTAVIGQGSSLKLAALGPATVLCDYTSYIFMFLSIATSNMVATSLARQNKDEVQHQISILLFIGLTCGVGMLFCTRFLGAWALTAFTGPKNVHIIPAANTYVQIRSLAWPAVLVGWVAQSASLGMKDSWGPLKALAVASVVNGIGDIVLCTFLGYGIAGAAWATMVSQVIAGYMMIETLNKKGYNAFALSVPSPSELLQVFMLAAPVFITMISKVAFYSLIVYFATSMGTHTVAAHQVMIQLFSMCAVFGEPLSQTAQSFMPELMYGVNRSLPKARSLLKSLLIFGALSGLIMGSIGASIPLLFPKLFSPDPEVIGEMRKVLIPYLMSLCVTASVHSLEGTLLAGRDLKFLSLSMSGCFSLGALFLMLVSGRGFGLAGCWCALVGFQWSRFFMALRRLLSPDGILYSEDLTRHQMGKLKAV, encoded by the exons ATGGGTCTTAAAACCCTAAATCACCTCTCCCATGCCCCAATCGGAAACGCTAATTTCAACCATTTCTCTTCCCATTCCACTCCCTTCATCCGATTCCATCCCAAACCTCGGATTGCTCGATCAATTCTTCGAATCTGTCTTCCACCAGTTATTAATCGAAGCAATCGGTTGGTTGCTGGTTGCATTAGTCCAAGCCAAGAGTTAGTCGGGGGGGAATCTGAAATTGCGAGCGGAAATGGCCACAGTATCGCTTCGGTTTTATCGaccggagaagaagaagaggaggtggAGGGGGAGACAGGGGTGGTTGAGATGAAAAGAGAAGAACCTGAGGGGAAAGAGAGTCTTTGGAATCAAATTGTTGAGATTATGAAGTTTTCGGGGCCTGCGACGGGGTTGTGGATATGTGGACCGTTGATGAGTCTCATCGACACTGCTGTGATTGGTCAGGGAAGTTCTCTCAAGCTTGCTGCTTTAG GCCCTGCGACTGTGCTTTGTGATTATACCAGTTATATTTTTATGTTCCTTTCAATTGCAACATCAAATATGGTTGCTACTTCACTCGCAAGACAG AATAAAGATGAAGTGCAGCATCAGATTTCTATCTTGCTTTTTATTGGGTTAACTTGTGGTGTGGGGATGCTGTTCTGCACAAGGTTCCTAGGTGCATGGGCGCTAACTG CTTTTACTGGCCCGAAGAATGTGCACATCATACCTGCAGCAAACACATACGTTCAG ATTCGAAGCCTAGCATGGCCTGCAGTGCTTGTTGGGTGGGTTGCCCAAAGTGCAAG TCTTGGCATGAAGGATTCGTGGGGACCTTTGAAGGCCTTGGCAGTTGCCAGTGTTGTAAATGGCATTGGTGATATTGTCTTATGCACATTCTTGGGCTACGGGATTGCTGGAGCGGCTTGGGCAACAATGGTATCACAA GTTATTGCAGGTTATATGATGATTGAAACTTTGAATAAGAAAGGATATAATGCATTTGCCCTCTCTGTTCCATCTCCAAGTGAACTTTTGCAAGTATTCATGCTTGCTGCTCCAGTGTTTATCACAATGATTTCAAAG GTTGCGTTCTACTCTCTCATTGTATATTTTGCAACGTCAATGGGCACACACACTGTTGCTGCTCATCAG GTCATGATTCAACTGTTCAGCATGTGCGCAGTGTTTGGTGAGCCTCTCTCTCAAACTGCTCAATCATTCATGCCCGAGTTAATGTATGGAGTCAATCGAAGTCTGCCAAAG GCTCGATCACTATTAAAGTCGCTGCTGATCTTTGGTGCGCTTAGTGGGTTGATAATGGGATCCATTGGAGCATCTATCCCCCTGCTGTTCCCCAAATTATTTTCACCTGATCCTGAGGTCATTGGGGAG ATGCGCAAAGTGTTGATTCCATACTTAATGTCATTGTGTGTGACAGCCAGTGTTCATAGCCTTGAGGGAACATTGCTG GCTGGGCGAGATCTAAAATTTCTCAGTTTATCAATGAGCGGGTGCTTCTCATTAGGTGCTCTTTTCCTAATG CTAGTGAGCGGTAGAGGATTCGGTTTGGCTGGTTGCTGGTGTGCCCTTGTCGGATTCCAATGG TCTCGATTTTTTATGGCTCTACGGCGTCTCCTTTCACCTGACGGCATACTATACTCTGAAGATTTGACAAGGCATCAAATGGGGAAGCTGAAAGCTGTATAG
- the LOC131307993 gene encoding SH3 domain-containing protein 2-like isoform X2, with amino-acid sequence MEAIRKQATKLREQVARQQQAVFKQFGAGGYGSDNVVPDEAELQHHQKLEKLYISTRAAKHFQRDIVRGVEGYIVTGSKQVEIGTKLSEDSRKYGTENTCTSGSTLSKAASSFGRARAQMEKEHGNLLKSLGTQVAEPLRAMVIGAPLEDARHLVQRYDRVRQEAESQAIEVSRRQAKFRETGNPDVALKLEASETKLQDLQSNMGMLGKEAAAAMSAVESQQQRLTLQRLIAMVESERTYHQRVLQILDQLEGEMISERQRIEAPRSPSMDSMPSPPSYGEVNGVFPSPTPNGSTDSMGYFLGEVSNNGWAEGECKGKAGWFPFGYIERRERVLASKVAALC; translated from the exons ATGGAAGCAATCAGGAAACAAGCCACCAAGCTAAGGGAACAGGTCGCCCGCCAACAGCAG GCTGTCTTTAAGCAGTTTGGGGCTGGAGGATATGGTTCAGATAACGTTGTTCCTGACGAGGCAGAGCTCCAGCACCATCAGAAACTAGAGAAACTTTACATCTCTACGAGGGCTGCCAAG CATTTTCAAAGAGATATTGTTCGGGGAGTGGAAGGTTACATTGTTACTGGGTCCAAACAAGTTGAGATAG GAACTAAGTTGTCAGAAGATAGCAGGAAATATGGCACAGAGAATACATGCACCAGTGGTAGTACATTATCAAAAGCTGCATCAAGTTTTGGACGAGCTCGTGCTCAAATGGAGAAAGAACATGGAAATCTATTAAAATCCCTTGGCACTCAG GTCGCAGAACCATTGCGAGCAATGGTAATAGGGGCACCACTAGAAGATGCTCGTCATCTTGTTCAACGTTATGATAGGGTTCGACAAGAGGCTGAATCTCAG GCTATTGAAGTTTCCAGACGTCAAGCAAAATTCAGAGAAACAGGGAACCCTGACGTGGCTTTGAAACTTGAAGCTTCTGAAACAAAACTACAAGACCTGCAATCAAACATGGGAATGTTAGGTAAAGAAGCTGCTGCAGCAATGTCTGCTGTTGAATCTCAACAACAGAGATTGACTCTACAGCGGCTTATAGCCATG GTTGAATCAGAACGAACTTATCATCAGAGAGTTCTTCAGATACTTGATCAGCTTGAAGGCGAG ATGATATCAGAGCGGCAAAGAATTGAAGCACCTCGTAGTCCAAGTATGGACAGCATGCCCTCGCCGCCATCATACGGGGAAGTTAATGGTGTTTTTCCTTCTCCAACACCAAATGGATCAACTGACAGCATGGGTTACTTTTTGGGAGAG GTGTCAAACAATGGCTGGGCCGAAGGCGAATGCAAGGGGAAAGCCGGTTGGTTTCCATTTGGGTATATTGAAAGACGGGAACGTGTTCTTGCTAGCAAGGTGGCTGCATTGTGTTGA
- the LOC131307993 gene encoding SH3 domain-containing protein 2-like isoform X1, whose amino-acid sequence MEAIRKQATKLREQVARQQQAVFKQFGAGGYGSDNVVPDEAELQHHQKLEKLYISTRAAKHFQRDIVRGVEGYIVTGSKQVEIGTKLSEDSRKYGTENTCTSGSTLSKAASSFGRARAQMEKEHGNLLKSLGTQVAEPLRAMVIGAPLEDARHLVQRYDRVRQEAESQAIEVSRRQAKFRETGNPDVALKLEASETKLQDLQSNMGMLGKEAAAAMSAVESQQQRLTLQRLIAMVESERTYHQRVLQILDQLEGEMISERQRIEAPRSPSMDSMPSPPSYGEVNGVFPSPTPNGSTDSMGYFLGEVMYSYQAESDVELNLSIGDYIVVRKVSNNGWAEGECKGKAGWFPFGYIERRERVLASKVAALC is encoded by the exons ATGGAAGCAATCAGGAAACAAGCCACCAAGCTAAGGGAACAGGTCGCCCGCCAACAGCAG GCTGTCTTTAAGCAGTTTGGGGCTGGAGGATATGGTTCAGATAACGTTGTTCCTGACGAGGCAGAGCTCCAGCACCATCAGAAACTAGAGAAACTTTACATCTCTACGAGGGCTGCCAAG CATTTTCAAAGAGATATTGTTCGGGGAGTGGAAGGTTACATTGTTACTGGGTCCAAACAAGTTGAGATAG GAACTAAGTTGTCAGAAGATAGCAGGAAATATGGCACAGAGAATACATGCACCAGTGGTAGTACATTATCAAAAGCTGCATCAAGTTTTGGACGAGCTCGTGCTCAAATGGAGAAAGAACATGGAAATCTATTAAAATCCCTTGGCACTCAG GTCGCAGAACCATTGCGAGCAATGGTAATAGGGGCACCACTAGAAGATGCTCGTCATCTTGTTCAACGTTATGATAGGGTTCGACAAGAGGCTGAATCTCAG GCTATTGAAGTTTCCAGACGTCAAGCAAAATTCAGAGAAACAGGGAACCCTGACGTGGCTTTGAAACTTGAAGCTTCTGAAACAAAACTACAAGACCTGCAATCAAACATGGGAATGTTAGGTAAAGAAGCTGCTGCAGCAATGTCTGCTGTTGAATCTCAACAACAGAGATTGACTCTACAGCGGCTTATAGCCATG GTTGAATCAGAACGAACTTATCATCAGAGAGTTCTTCAGATACTTGATCAGCTTGAAGGCGAG ATGATATCAGAGCGGCAAAGAATTGAAGCACCTCGTAGTCCAAGTATGGACAGCATGCCCTCGCCGCCATCATACGGGGAAGTTAATGGTGTTTTTCCTTCTCCAACACCAAATGGATCAACTGACAGCATGGGTTACTTTTTGGGAGAG GTCATGTACTCATATCAAGCTGAATCCGATGTGGAGCTTAATTTGTCAATTGGTGATTATATTGTTGTTCGAAAG GTGTCAAACAATGGCTGGGCCGAAGGCGAATGCAAGGGGAAAGCCGGTTGGTTTCCATTTGGGTATATTGAAAGACGGGAACGTGTTCTTGCTAGCAAGGTGGCTGCATTGTGTTGA
- the LOC131307994 gene encoding subtilisin-like protease SBT3.9 isoform X1: MASSWNFRAIVPFLLLLVIQQLGIVLSAFSSNVHIVYMGERRHDEPELVTDSHHGILSDILGSREAAVESMLYSYKHGFSGFAAVLKPHQAALIADLPGIVHVVPNRILSLQTTRSWDFLQVKPQVVNGILEKGQSGGGSIIGILDTGIWPESESFRDVGMGKVPSHWKGICQGGEEFSSSNCNKKIIGARWYVKGYEAEFGKINTSDAVEYLSPRDASGHGTHTASTAAGALVDNVSFMGLAKGTARGGAPSAWLSIYKVCWSTGGCSSADLLAAFDDAIFDGVNVISASLGSSPPLASYVDDVLSIGSFHAMAKGISVVCSAGNSGPYPQTVINTAPWVITVAANTIDRAFPTAIMMGNNQTVVGQALYTGNDMNKFYPIVYGEDIAYADSDEDSARSCDAGSLNETLARGKVVLCFQSRSQKTAANAARTILEMQGVGVIYAQYPAKDVSLAHGIPLVQVDFIVGTYLLNYMEATRDPVVKFSRTKTVVGRQVSPEVAFFSSRGPSSLSPTVLKPDVAAPGVNILAAWTPIASSQSFDTTKNQLPLGFKFESGTSMSCPHISGIVALLKAIHPTWSPAAIKSALITTASLKDEYSLSAVAEGAPDKKADPFDYGGGHVDPNRAIAPGLIYDMKVPDYVQFLCSMGYNDTAISNIAKAPNKCRSKTKNLLLNLNLPSITIPEMKNSVTVSRTVTNVGPAISVYVARVEAPPGVNVIVQPSVLSFNFTSNKLKFKVTFCSLVRIQGRYTFGNLFWEDGSHVVRIPLIVRPIIEYYYPEI; the protein is encoded by the exons ATGGCTTCTTCATGGAATTTCAGAGCCATagttccctttcttcttctccttgttATTCAACAACTGGGCATTGTTCTATCTGCTTTCTCAAGCAAT GTTCATATTGTGTACATGGGAGAGAGGCGACACGATGAGCCCGAGCTGGTTACAGATTCACACCATGGGATTCTTTCAGATATTCTTGGAAG CCGAGAAGCTGCCGTGGAATCAATGTTGTACAGCTACAAGCATGGGTTTTCAGGGTTTGCTGCAGTATTAAAACCCCATCAAGCTGCACTAATTGCAG ATTTACCAGGGATTGTTCACGTAGTTCCTAACCGAATTCTTAGTTTGCAAACCACAAGAAGTTGGGATTTTCTGCAAGTAAAGCCTCAGGTGGTAAATGGAATCCTCGAAAAGGGTCAGTCGGGTGGTGGGTCGATTATTGGCATCTTGGACACTG GAATATGGCCTGAATCGGAAAGCTTTAGAGATGTGGGGATGGGAAAGGTTCCTTCTCACTGGAAAGGGATATGCCAAGGAGGAGAAGAATTCAGTAGTTCCAATTGTAACAA GAAAATTATTGGTGCACGTTGGTATGTGAAAGGATATGAGGCtgaatttggaaaaataaatacaaGCGATGCAGTTGAATATTTATCTCCCCGTGATGCATCAGGCCATGGCACTCACACAGCTTCTACTGCAGCTGGGGCTTTAGTAGATAATGTGAGCTTCATGGGACTAGCTAAAGGAACAGCAAGAGGAGGTGCTCCATCAGCTTGGCTCTCTATCTACAAAGTCTGTTGGTCTACTGGCGGCTGCAGCTCTGCTGACCTTCTTGCTGCGTTTGACGATGCAATATTCGATGGGGTGAATGTGATTTCAGCATCTCTGGGTTCGTCTCCTCCCCTCGCCAGTTATGTTGATGATGTTTTGTCTATCGGTTCCTTTCATGCCATGGCCAAAGGAATTTCTGTGGTTTGCTCTGCTGGGAATTCTGGGCCATATCCTCAAACAGTGATAAATACTGCTCCTTGGGTGATCACTGTTGCAGCAAACACAATTGATAGAGCTTTTCCTACTGCGATTATGATGGGGAACAATCAAACAGTTGTG GGTCAAGCATTGTATACGGGGAACGACATGAACAAGTTCTACCCCATTGTGTATGGGGAAGACATAGCATATGCTGATTCAGACGAAGATAGTGCAAG AAGTTGTGATGCTGGATCCCTAAATGAAACTTTAGCAAGAGGAAAGGTGGTTCTTTGTTTCCAATCTCGGTCACAAAAGACTGCAGCCAATGCAGCAAGAACTATACTAGAAATGCAAGGTGTGGGAGTCATCTATGCTCAGTATCCGGCAAAGGATGTCTCGTTGGCCCATGGCATCCCGCTTGTCCAAGTGGATTTTATAGTGGGCACTTATCTGTTGAACTACATGGAAGCAACAAG GGATCCTGTTGTGAAGTTTAGCCGTACAAAGACAGTCGTGGGTCGACAAGTTTCCCCTGAAGTTGCTTTCTTCTCTTCGCGAGGACCCAGTTCCCTCTCTCCAACTGTCTTGAAG CCCGACGTTGCTGCTCCTGGAGTTAACATTTTGGCCGCCTGGACCCCTATTGCATCCTCCCAATCATTTGATACCACTAAAAATCAACTCCCACTTGGTTTTAAATTTGAATCAGGGACTTCTATGTCCTGTCCTCATATATCAGGCATTGTGGCTCTTCTCAAAGCTATCCATCCCACATGGAGCCCTGCTGCTATCAAGTCTGCACTCATCACAACAG CCTCTTTGAAGGATGAGTACAGTCTAAGTGCGGTGGCTGAGGGAGCTCCAGACAAGAAAGCCGACCCATTTGACTACGGTGGTGGACACGTTGATCCTAACCGAGCCATTGCTCCTGGTCTCATATATGACATGAAAGTCCCAGACTATGTCCAGTTCCTTTGCTCTATGGGGTATAACGACACAGCCATCAGCAATATAGCCAAGGCTCCCAATAAATGCAGGAGCAAAACCAAGAACTTACTTCTAAACCTAAATCTGCCATCTATCACTATTCCGGAGATGAAAAATAGTGTGACAGTATCAAGGACAGTCACCAATGTCGGTCCAGCAATATCTGTCTATGTTGCTCGCGTTGAAGCTCCTCCTGGCGTAAATGTGATTGTACAGCCCTCAGTCTTGTCTTTCAATTTCACAAGTAACAAGCTGAAGTTCAAGGTAACATTTTGTTCACTAGTAAGAATTCAAGGAAGATATACATTTGGGAATCTATTTTGGGAAGATGGTTCCCATGTAGTGAGAATACCATTGATAGTTCGACCTATCATCGAATATTACTATCCTGAAATATGA
- the LOC131307994 gene encoding subtilisin-like protease SBT3.9 isoform X2 yields MESSKRVSRVVGRLLASWTLVGIWPESESFRDVGMGKVPSHWKGICQGGEEFSSSNCNKKIIGARWYVKGYEAEFGKINTSDAVEYLSPRDASGHGTHTASTAAGALVDNVSFMGLAKGTARGGAPSAWLSIYKVCWSTGGCSSADLLAAFDDAIFDGVNVISASLGSSPPLASYVDDVLSIGSFHAMAKGISVVCSAGNSGPYPQTVINTAPWVITVAANTIDRAFPTAIMMGNNQTVVGQALYTGNDMNKFYPIVYGEDIAYADSDEDSARSCDAGSLNETLARGKVVLCFQSRSQKTAANAARTILEMQGVGVIYAQYPAKDVSLAHGIPLVQVDFIVGTYLLNYMEATRDPVVKFSRTKTVVGRQVSPEVAFFSSRGPSSLSPTVLKPDVAAPGVNILAAWTPIASSQSFDTTKNQLPLGFKFESGTSMSCPHISGIVALLKAIHPTWSPAAIKSALITTASLKDEYSLSAVAEGAPDKKADPFDYGGGHVDPNRAIAPGLIYDMKVPDYVQFLCSMGYNDTAISNIAKAPNKCRSKTKNLLLNLNLPSITIPEMKNSVTVSRTVTNVGPAISVYVARVEAPPGVNVIVQPSVLSFNFTSNKLKFKVTFCSLVRIQGRYTFGNLFWEDGSHVVRIPLIVRPIIEYYYPEI; encoded by the exons ATGGAATCCTCGAAAAGGGTCAGTCGGGTGGTGGGTCGATTATTGGCATCTTGGACACTGGTTG GAATATGGCCTGAATCGGAAAGCTTTAGAGATGTGGGGATGGGAAAGGTTCCTTCTCACTGGAAAGGGATATGCCAAGGAGGAGAAGAATTCAGTAGTTCCAATTGTAACAA GAAAATTATTGGTGCACGTTGGTATGTGAAAGGATATGAGGCtgaatttggaaaaataaatacaaGCGATGCAGTTGAATATTTATCTCCCCGTGATGCATCAGGCCATGGCACTCACACAGCTTCTACTGCAGCTGGGGCTTTAGTAGATAATGTGAGCTTCATGGGACTAGCTAAAGGAACAGCAAGAGGAGGTGCTCCATCAGCTTGGCTCTCTATCTACAAAGTCTGTTGGTCTACTGGCGGCTGCAGCTCTGCTGACCTTCTTGCTGCGTTTGACGATGCAATATTCGATGGGGTGAATGTGATTTCAGCATCTCTGGGTTCGTCTCCTCCCCTCGCCAGTTATGTTGATGATGTTTTGTCTATCGGTTCCTTTCATGCCATGGCCAAAGGAATTTCTGTGGTTTGCTCTGCTGGGAATTCTGGGCCATATCCTCAAACAGTGATAAATACTGCTCCTTGGGTGATCACTGTTGCAGCAAACACAATTGATAGAGCTTTTCCTACTGCGATTATGATGGGGAACAATCAAACAGTTGTG GGTCAAGCATTGTATACGGGGAACGACATGAACAAGTTCTACCCCATTGTGTATGGGGAAGACATAGCATATGCTGATTCAGACGAAGATAGTGCAAG AAGTTGTGATGCTGGATCCCTAAATGAAACTTTAGCAAGAGGAAAGGTGGTTCTTTGTTTCCAATCTCGGTCACAAAAGACTGCAGCCAATGCAGCAAGAACTATACTAGAAATGCAAGGTGTGGGAGTCATCTATGCTCAGTATCCGGCAAAGGATGTCTCGTTGGCCCATGGCATCCCGCTTGTCCAAGTGGATTTTATAGTGGGCACTTATCTGTTGAACTACATGGAAGCAACAAG GGATCCTGTTGTGAAGTTTAGCCGTACAAAGACAGTCGTGGGTCGACAAGTTTCCCCTGAAGTTGCTTTCTTCTCTTCGCGAGGACCCAGTTCCCTCTCTCCAACTGTCTTGAAG CCCGACGTTGCTGCTCCTGGAGTTAACATTTTGGCCGCCTGGACCCCTATTGCATCCTCCCAATCATTTGATACCACTAAAAATCAACTCCCACTTGGTTTTAAATTTGAATCAGGGACTTCTATGTCCTGTCCTCATATATCAGGCATTGTGGCTCTTCTCAAAGCTATCCATCCCACATGGAGCCCTGCTGCTATCAAGTCTGCACTCATCACAACAG CCTCTTTGAAGGATGAGTACAGTCTAAGTGCGGTGGCTGAGGGAGCTCCAGACAAGAAAGCCGACCCATTTGACTACGGTGGTGGACACGTTGATCCTAACCGAGCCATTGCTCCTGGTCTCATATATGACATGAAAGTCCCAGACTATGTCCAGTTCCTTTGCTCTATGGGGTATAACGACACAGCCATCAGCAATATAGCCAAGGCTCCCAATAAATGCAGGAGCAAAACCAAGAACTTACTTCTAAACCTAAATCTGCCATCTATCACTATTCCGGAGATGAAAAATAGTGTGACAGTATCAAGGACAGTCACCAATGTCGGTCCAGCAATATCTGTCTATGTTGCTCGCGTTGAAGCTCCTCCTGGCGTAAATGTGATTGTACAGCCCTCAGTCTTGTCTTTCAATTTCACAAGTAACAAGCTGAAGTTCAAGGTAACATTTTGTTCACTAGTAAGAATTCAAGGAAGATATACATTTGGGAATCTATTTTGGGAAGATGGTTCCCATGTAGTGAGAATACCATTGATAGTTCGACCTATCATCGAATATTACTATCCTGAAATATGA